GGAGTTGTATGGTAATTTTTCTGAGGGCGACTATACTGAAGTAAGAATTAAAAAGATAAGGCCAGATGGTAAATTAGAATTGAGTACTAGAAAAGAGGCCTATAATGAAATAGAGAGTGATGCACAAAAAATAATGGACAGGCTGAAACTATCCGGAGGCACTCTTCTTATAAATGACAGCAGTTCCCCTGAGCGTATTAAAGCCGAGCTAAACATGAGTAAAGCTGCCTTTAAAAGAGCTGTCGGAAGGCTATTAAAGGAGGGAGCAATTGAGATCACCAATGAAGGTATAAAGAGGATGTGGTAGTAAGATCTAAAACATTTTATACATACCACAAAGATTTTGAATAAAAATTTAAAATATTCCTTGACAGGATAACTTTGTCTGTGATAACACATAATCACTATGCTCGAAAAAATGTTGTTGTGCAAGTAATATAAAGGTAAAGTAATATTAAAAACAATTATTAACGAAGGGAGGATAATCAATGTTGTTATTGAGTAAAGTCTGGCTTGAACAAATTAATAAGGCGATTGAATCGGCGTGTAAACCAAGTATAGATTTACTTATACATTGGCTTAATCCTCTATTGTGTAAATGCGGTAAACCATTGTACCCTGATAGAATATATTAGCGGTGACAACAAAAGCACTTGACAAATAGGAGTGGTTAAGTCCAATAAAAAGGACTTAACCACTTTTTGTTTATGTCATGGATGCAAAATTACTCCGTGGTGTTGTTCGTATAAAAGATATGTGCTTGTGGCTCAGATGGCAGAGCATTCGGCTGATAACCGGGAGGTCATAAGTTCGAATCTTACTATTCCCACCACTTATAGCAGAGAAGTAGGGCTTAATCTATTGGGGTGTAGCCAAGTTGGCAAGGCACAGGACTTTGACTCATGGATGTGATGGTTCGAGCCCATCCACCTCAGCCAGATTTATATAAAAAAGAATAACTTATACGGAAGGATGGCCTAAAGGTAGGGAAGCGGTTTGCTAAACTGTCTGGGGGTAATACCTCTGAGAGTTCGATTCTCTCTCCTTCCGCCAATTAATACATAGGGATGCCGGTTAATGGTAAACCATTGGTCTCCAAAATCAAGACTCTGGGTTCGAATCCCATACACGGTACCATAAAATAAAAAATTAGTTGAGGGGGTATTAAAGTGATTAAAGCTGATATTATTAAACAGCTTAGGGAAAGAAACGGTGCAGGAATAATGGATTGCAAAAAAGCACTGGAAAAGTATGATGGAAATATGGACAGGGCATTAGACTATTTGAGAGAAAAAGGCCTTTCGAATGCAGAGAGAAAAATTAATAGGATAGCAGCTGAAGGTATTGTTGATGCATATATTCATGGAAATGGAAGGATAGGAGTATTACTAGAAATAAATATAGAGACTGATTTTGCTGCACTTAACAAAGAGTTCAGAGTTTTTGTCAAAGATGTGGGGATGCAAATAAGGCTATTGATAAGTATAGAGAATATTACTCAGTAAAAGGGATATATGAAAATACTGTGTATCCGTTTATTCCAGAGCTTCTTGAAAAACTCCATACAATAGGTAAAACTTTATTGGTAGCAACATCAAAGCCAACAGTTTTTGCTGAAAAAGTGGTACATAACTCGGGTTTGATAAAGTATTTTGCAAATGTAGCAGGAAGTAATCTAGACGGGGGCAGAATTAAAAAACACGAAATTATTGAGTTTATACTTAAAGAAAATAATATATTAATAAATGATAGCATTGTTATGGTAGGTGATAGAAAACATGATATTATAGGGGCAAACAAGGCTGGTGTTGATTCTGTAGGCGTGCTATACGGTTATGGTTCCAT
This genomic interval from Pseudobacteroides sp. contains the following:
- a CDS encoding HAD hydrolase-like protein; protein product: MYPFIPELLEKLHTIGKTLLVATSKPTVFAEKVVHNSGLIKYFANVAGSNLDGGRIKKHEIIEFILKENNILINDSIVMVGDRKHDIIGANKAGVDSVGVLYGYGSIEELERYNPTYTAESVSELEYILL